The DNA sequence GACCAGCACCTCCGTGGTCCCGCCGATCCCCGCGCCGACCTCCAGGACGCGGCCGGTCACATAGCCGCCCAGGCGGCTGCCCCAGTACGTCTTCCAGCGCTCCGCGGACCGGAACAGCTCCAGTTCGGATCCGGCGTAGGAAAAGCCCGTCGTGTCCATGTTCCTCATCGTCTGGCAAGGGTGGTGCAGTCCCGGATGAACCGCAAGGCGTCCGTCGCCGGGATCGTGCTGCGGGCGGACCGGCCGCTGAGGTTCAGGAAGACCGCGACCACGGAGAACATCACCGTCTGGGACAGCAGGATCAGCAGGATGCCCGACACGGTGGATGTCCAGCCCGGGACCGCCAGGTCCGTCAGCAGGCGGACCAGCATCACGGTCACCAGACCCGCGGCGCAACCCACGGCCAGCAGCAGGGACAGCAGGAGCATCCTGACGAACGCGGCCTCGCTGAAGGCCGAAACCGCGCTCAACCCATGGGTCACCAGCGAGACCAGGTTCATCTTGGAGCGGCCGGCGTAGCGGGTCCCGCGGGGCAGGTCCTCCCTGCGGATCAGCAGGCGGGACTTGATCAGGGCGGCGGCCAGGTGGTTCCAGGCGTCGGGAAGATGGACGATCCGTTCGAGCGCGCTGGCCGGGATCAGGCAGAAATTGCCGAAATCGATGCGCCTGCCGGTGATCGCGGCGAAGGCCGCCTTGTAGAGCGAATAGAAGGTTCGGAAGACCAGCCCCTCGGATCTTTCGCACCGGCGGGCAACGATCACATGGTCGGGATGGCGATGGTGCTCGCGCATCAGGCGGAGCAGATCCTGCGGCCGGTCCTCGCCGTCCCCGTCCATCACGCACACGACGTCGAAGGTGCCGCGCCGGTGGATCTCGGCCAGGGCGGTGGCGATGGCCCGCTGGTGCCCGAGATTGCACGCCAGGCGAACCAGCTCGACGCGCTCTATGGCGCGCAGGCCGCCGACCGGGTTGGACGCGGACGGTACCGGATCGGTAGAGCCGTCGTCCACCGGCAGCACCTCGACCGAGGCGTTGGCTCCGGCCAGGACACGGTCCAGTTCCCGCACCAGGATGACGAACGAGTCCCAGTCGTTGAAGATCGGAATGACAACCGCGATGCGCATGATGATCCGGTCCGGCAATGGGGGGTACGGTATCGTGCTCCGCCGGTCGGCGGGCCCGAGGGGGGAAATGCTGTCGGCCTGGAGCATCCGCGGGTGATCGGGCCTGCGGGTTGATCGCGGCGCGCCGTCGCGCGCCGGTGGCCGCGGCCGCTGCGGTGACGTGCGCCGGGACACGGGTTCGAGGCCCATGGCCGGGCCTGCCGATCAATAATCGTCAAAATCCGATGACGCCGGTGATCCACAACAGGAGTACAAGAATCCCCGGTACGCCAAGCAACCAAAGCAAGAGAGGCATCATTTTTCTCCAGGTTCACGTATGGCTTTCCGCCGTCTGTTATCCAGCTACGGCGCAAGGGTCGTCCGGCTGCGTTTTGCTGGCACGGCCGAAGGACTCGCGGGATAGACACCCCCGGGATGGAGACGGTTCCATCGAAATTTACGGTCGGCTCGATCGGCACGCCCCGTCGCGGCGAAGCCCGACGGCGTCAGGCTGACCGGCGGGGCGCTTGCGCCGGCGCGACCGTGGACAGGCGGACCACGGGCGGCGCGAACCTGGAGGAGGGCCGCAACGCCCGGAACGGCCAGTACTGCCGGGTGTTCCCGCAGACCATCGACGTCGACGGCCGGCCCGAGCAGGGTACCGGGCGGGCGCGCCAGCGGCAGGACGGTTCCTGGCAGATCGTCGGCTGGCCTCCGGCGGGGTCGGACGGATCCGGGGGCGGTGATCGCCGAAGGCGCGCAACGCCTTCGGGGCGGGACGGTTGACCGCTTCGCGGAACCGAAGTCCCGTCCGCCCCCTTGAGCCGGAGATATGATGGAAGCCTCGAAACGGATCGCCCTGGTCGCCCACGACTCCATGAAGGAGGAACTCCTCGCCTGGGTCCGGCACAATGCCGGCACCCTCGAGGCCCACCGGTTCTGGTCCACCGGGACGACCGGGTCCAGGATCAAGGAGGCGTGCCCCGAGCTCGAGGTCACCGCCCTGAAGTCCGGCCCGCTCGGCGGGGACCAGCAGGTCGGCGCCATGATCGCCGACGGCGGCCTCGACATCCTGCTGTTCTTCACCGACGCCCTGTCGCCTCACCCCCACGACGCCGACGTCCAGGCGCTGACCCGCCTGTCCACGCTCTACAACGTCGCCCTGGCGACCAACCGGACGACGGCCGATTTCCTGATCACCTCGCCGTTCTTCGGAAAGTCTTTCCAGCCCACCGGCGGCGGGGACGGGACGCCCGCCCATCCGGACGCGCGGGGCTGATGCCCCGGGGTTCCGGGCGGGTCATGCCGGCCGGCCGTCCCGGAGTCCGAGGGCCGGCGCCGGAACCTTGTGCCCCCGGATCGCGGCCTCCAGCGCCGCGGCGAGGCCGGCCATCCGGTAGGGCTTCGCGATGACCCGGATGCCTTCCGCGACGGCGCCGGCGGCCGAGGCCTCGTAGCCGGTCGTGAGCAGCACGGGTAGGTCCGGCCGGCGGAGCCTGAGTTCCCGCGCGAGGGCGACGCCGCTCATGCCGCCGGGCATCATGACGTCGGAGAACACCGCATCGACCGTACGGCCGTCCGCCAGGGCGCCGAGGGCGGCCGCGGCGCTCGCGACCCGGGTCACCTCGTAGCCCAGCGAGGCCAGCATCTCCTCGGCCAGGGCGGCGACCTCGTCGCCGTCCTCCACCAGAAGCACGTGGCCCAGCGCCGCGATCTCCCGCAGCTCTCCGGGATCCAGGAGGGGACGGGCGGGCCTGTTCGGCGCCTTCGCCGACCGGGGCAGCAGAACCGTCACCGTCGTGCCCCGGCCGGGTGCGGTGTCGATGTCGACACGGCCGCCCGAGGCCTGGGCGAAGCCGAACGCCTGGGCCAGGCCGAGGCCGGATCCCTTGCCGACCTCCTTGGTCGTGAAGAACGGCTCGAAGACCCGGGCAGCGACATCGGGCGTCATCCCGGTCCCGTCGTCGGCGACGCTCAGCCGGACGAAGTCGCCCCGCAGGTCACCATTTTCCAACCCCGGGGCGTTCCGGGCCGCGAGGGTGATCGTTCCGCCGCCCGGCATGGCATCGCGGGCGTTGACGCAGAGGTTCAGCACGACGAGCTCGAGTTCGCCCGGATCAGCCTCGACCGGCCAGAGGCCGGGCGGAAAACGGGTCCGGATCTGGATGTCGCCCCGCAGCGACCGGTCGAGCAGTTCGCGCATGCCGCCGATCTGCCCCGCGAGGTCGACCGGCTCGGACCGCAGCGGCTGGCGCCGGGAGAACGCCAGCAGCTGGCGGGTGAGGGACGCGCCGCGCTCGACGGCCTGGTGCATACCGTCGAGCAGCCGCTGGCGGCGGGCCGGCTCCATGCTGCGGTCGAACATGCCGAGCCCGCCCGACAGGACCTGGAGCAGGTTGTTGAAGTCGTGGGCGACGCCGCCGGTGAGTTGGCCGATGGCCTCCATCTTCTGCGCCTGGCGCAACTGCTCGGAGGCGCGCTTCTGCTCGGTGACGTCGCGCCCTTCCGCGATGAGATGGTAGAGCCGCCCGGCGCCGTCGTGAACCGGCTTGACCGAGAAGTCGATGGTCGCGCGCACGTCGCCCGCGCCGCGCATCCCATGCTCCTCGCGCACCACCTCGCCGGCCGCGGCGCGCCGGATCGCGTCGCGGACCGCCGCCTGGAGCGCCGGATCGCCGCGCATCGGCGCGGCGAGCCAGAAGGGCCGTCCGACGATGTCCTCCGGTCCGATCCTGCTCCAGGCCATGGCGGTCCGGTTCACTTCCTCGACCGTCCCGTCCGGCGCGAGCAAGGCCATGAACTGGAATGTGGAGTCGAAGATCGTACGGAAGCGCCGTTCGCTTTCGGCCAGCGCCTCGGTGCGTTCGGCCACCCGCATTTCCAGCTCTTCGCGGGCCGATTTCGCGTCCGTGATGTCCACGCTGCAGCCGGTGTAGCCGAGGAACTCGCCATAGTCGTCGAAACGGGCGACGCCCTCGCAGCGCAGCCAGCGGACCTGTCCCCGGCGATCCACGACGCGGGTCTCGTGCCGGAACGGCCCCCGGGCCTGGAAGGCCGCGGCGAAGGCGCCGGTGTACGCCTCCAGGTCCTCCGGCAGGACGACCGCTGTCCAGCCCTCGCCGAGCATGTCGGCGGCCGGCCGGCCGAACAGGTAATCGTAGTGCATGTTCGCGAAGGTGAGGCTCCCCTCGACATCCGTCATCCAGATCAGGGCGGGCGCCGAGTCCGCCATGTGCCGGAAGCGCGCCTCGCTCTCGCGCAGCGCCGCCTCGGCCCGCCGACGGTCGGTCAGGTCGATCGAGACCGCGATCACGGACGTCAGCCGTCCCGCATCGTCGCGGATCGCGCTGACGCTGTTGTTGGCCCACACGCTGGAGCCGTCCGGCCGCACATAGCGCTTCTCGATCTCGAAGGCCTCGCCGCCGTCCACCAGATGCTGGAAAAGGACCGCGTTGCGCGGCAGGTCGTCGGGATGCGTGATGTCGTGCATGCGCAGGCCGAACAGTTCACCGCGCGGGCGACCGACGGCTTGGCAGTAGCGGTCGTTGACGGCGAGGAAACGGCCGTCGGGATCGCAGATCGCGAGTCCGGCGGCGGCCTGTTCGAAGAAGGCCAGGAACTCCCGGTCGCGCGCCCTCAGCTCCGCCTCCATGCGGCGGTGCTCGGTGACGTCGCGGCAGATCGCGGACACGCCGACGATCGAGCCGTCGCCGGCCTGCATCGGCGCGAGCGTCACCATTGCGTCCACGTGACGGCCGTCCTCGCGCCGGCCGGACAGCTCGAAGCTTATGGTCTCGCCCCGCGCCGCCTGGCCGAAGCGCCGCGGGGACTCGCCGGCGTCGTCCGGCATGAGGAACCCCGCCGATCGTCCGACCGCCTCTTCCGCCGTGCAGGCGAAGATTCGCTCCGCGCCGGGGTTCCAGGTCAGGATGGTGCCGTCGAGGGCGAAACTGATGATTCCGTCGGGAGACGAGGCGACCACGGCGGCCAGGTGCGCGTTGGCGACCATTACGCGGCGGTCCTCCGGTCCCGCAGCCGCTTCCAGGCAGCCGGCTTGGCTCCGATCCTCAGGACCATGTCGTCATCCAGGTATTCGCTTTCACAGTCATGGAGGGAAAGCTTCGACTGAAGAATAAACATCGATGCGCCGTAATGCCAACATCGATATTGTCCATCGTCATTGCCCTCGCGGCGCTCAATGTAGCATCGATATTGCCAAGCACGTCAGGGCGTATTTCAGGTGTGGCGCATGCTACATTGCGCCTTGCGACTGGTGCCGGGCGGCGTTCCGCCGACTACGGAAGCGCATCGGACTATGGGCTGGCAGAAAGGCATTTCAAGAGTACGGGAAGATCGCCGGATGGGGTGACCGCCTCGCCGTACGCTTGCCCGCCGCCGTCGTCGTGACCTTGGACCTGAAGGAAGGCGACGAGACCGTAATCCATGCCGCCGACGAGTGAAGCTTCGACATCGAGCGCGACCGGAGCCGCGAGAGAGCCCTGGAGCGGATCCGCTCCTTTCGCGGCGATTCCCATCCGATAGCGTGCGGACCGGATCGACTCCGCCGGCTCCCCGGGGCTGTGCGGCAACCCCGGGAAGGAATTTGCCGTCAGCGGCCGTTGGCCCTGCGCCAGTGGGCGAACTGCGTGCGGTTCTCCTCCTCGGTCGCGGGATAGAGGCCGAGGATCGAGCGTCCCGCCATGACCTGCTCGGCGACGAAATCCTCGAACGCCGTCATCTCCACGGCTTCGTCGGCGATCTCGTCGGCCATGCCGGCCGGAATGACGATCACGCCTTCGGCATCGCCGACGATCACATCGCGGGGAAAGACCGGCGCATCGCCGCAGCCGATCGGCACGTCGATGTCGATCGCCTGGTGCAGGGTCAGGTTGGTCGGGGCCGACGGGCGCTTGTGATAGGCCGGAAAATCCAGCGCCGCGATGTCCGGCGAGTCCCGGAAGCCGCCATCGGTGACGATGCCGGCGACGCCGCGCTTCATCAGCCGGGAGACCAGGATCGACCCGGCGGACGCCGCCCGGGGATCCTTGCGGCTGTCGATCACCAGGACGGCGCCTTCCGGGCACTCCTCCACCGCCTTGCGCTGGGGATGTCCGCGGTCCTGGAACACGCTGATCGGGTTCAGGTCCTCGCGGGCGGGAATGTAGCGGAGCGTGTAGGCCTCGCCCACCATCGGCGCGTTGGCGGGATTGAGCGGCCGGACGTCCTGGATAACCTGGTTGCGCAGCCCCCGCTTGAACAGGGCGGTGGCCAGGGTCGCGGTGCTGACGGTCTTCAGCTTCTCGCGCGTTTCCGGCTTGAGGGTGGTCATATCGAAGGTCCCCGGTTCCACGGAATTGGCTTTCCCTCCCCGGCGGGACCGCCGCGGGGGAGGGGGCTGGGGTCGCTCGCCGGGCTCAGGCGGGATTCCTGAACCGGGCGGCAAGCTGTTCGGAGGTGCGGGCCAGCAGGCCCACGTCGGAGCCGACCGCCGTGAACAGGCAGCCGCGCTCGATGAAGCGGCGGGCCAGGGCCTCGTCGCCGGTCAGGATGCCGGGAGCCTTGCCGCACGCCTTGATCCGGTCGATCGCGTCCTCGATGGCTGCGGTCACGTCGGGGTGGCCGGGCTGGCCCAGGTAGCCCATGTCCGAGGACAGGTCGCCGGGGCCGATGAACACGCCGTCGACTCCCGGAACGGCGGCGATCTCCTCCAGGTGGCCCAGGGCTTCGCGGGTCTCGACCTGCACCAGCACGCAGGTCTCCTCCGCGGCGCGGGCGTAGTAGTCCTTGACGCGGCCGAACCGCGACGCCCGCGAGGCGGAGGCGAACCCGCGGACCCCGTCCGGCGGATAGCGGGTCGAGGCGACCGCCTGCCGGGCCTCCTCGGCGTTCTGGACATAGGGGATCAGGAAGGTCTGCACCCCGGCGTCCAGGTAGCGCTTGATCGTCACCATGTCGTTCCACGGCGGACGGACGATCGGGTGCGCCGTCCCGCCCACCGCCGCCTGGAGCTGGCTGTAGACCATGGGCAGGTCGTTGGGCGCGTGCTCCGTGTCGATCAGCAGCCAGTCGAACCCCGATCCGGCCAGGATCTCGACGGAGATGTGGCTGGACAGGCTCGACCACAGGCCGATCTGCTGGCGGCCTTCCGTGATCGCCTTCTTGAAGCTGTTGATGGGCATGTCCATGGCGTTTCCTCGTCGCGTTATTGCTTGGCGGCCCTGGTCGATGGACCGGTCAGTGGATTTCCGGCTCTCCCGCGGGGGCGGTCGAGGCTCCCGTCTCCAGGAACTTGAAGTCGCAGCCCTCGTCGGCCTGGCTGACGAACTGCGAGAACATCGCGCCGTAGCCGCGCTCGAACCGGGGGGCGGGAGCCTTCCACGCCGCGCGCCGGCGGGCAAGCTCGTCCTCGCCGACCCGCAGCTCCAGCCGGCGGGCGGGAATGTCCAGCTCGATCACGTCGCCGTCCCGGACCAGGGCCAGCGGGCCGCCCACGAAGGATTCCGGCGCCACGTGCAGCACGCAGGCGCCGTAGCTGGTGCCGCTCATGCGGGCGTCGGAGATCCTGAGCATGTCCCGCACGCCCTGCTGGAGCAGCTTCCTCGGGATCGGCAGCTGACCCCATTCCGGCATGCCGGGTGCCCCCAGCGGGCCGGCGTTGCGCAGCACCAGCACCGAGGTCGCGTCCACCTCCAGGCCGGGATCGTCGATCCGGGCCGCCATGTCGTTGTAGTCGTCGAACACCACGGCCTTGCCGGCGTGGCGGTGCAGGTGGGGCTCGGCGGCGGGCGGCTTGATCACGGCGCCCTTGGGCGCCAGGTTGCCGCGCAGCACCGCCAGGCTGTCCGATGCGACCACCGGATTGTCGAGCGGCCGGATCACGTCGTCGTTGAAGACCTTGAAGCCCTCGATGTTGGCGCCGAGCGCCAGGCCGTTGACGGTCAGGCAGTCCCGGTGGATCAGGTCGCCCAGCCGCGCCAGCATCGCGCGCAGTCCGCCGGCATAGTAGAAGTCCTCCATCAGGTGTTTGCCGGACGGGCGGATGTCGGCCAGCAGCGGCGTCCTGCGCGCCAGCTCGTCGAACCGCTCCAGCGTCAGCTCCACGCCGGCCCGGCGGGCCATGGCGATCAGGTGGACCACGGCGTTGGTCGAGCCGCCCAGCGCCAGCACGGTGGTGACCGCGTTGTCGATGGATCGCGGCGTGACGATGTCCGACGGCTTCAGGTCGTCCCAAACCATGTCGACGATGCGCTTGCCGGTCAGCGTCGCCATCGCGGCGTGGCGCGAGTCCGGCGCCGGGATCGACGACGCGCCCGGCAGCGTGAAGCCCAGGGCCTCGGTGGCGCCGGTCAGGGTCGAGGCGGTGCCCATGGTCATGCAGTGGCCGGCGGAGCGGGCGATGCCCTGCTCGACGCCCTGCCAGTCGTCCTCGGTGATGTTGCCGGCGCGCAGTTCGGCCCAGTATTTCCAGCTGTCGCTGCCCGAGCCGAGCACCACGCCGCCCCAGTCGCCGCGCAGCATCGGGCCGGCCGGCATGAAGATGGTCGGCAGGTCCATGGAGAAGGCGCCCATCAGCAGCGCCGGCGTGGTCTTGTCGCAGCCGCCCATCAGGACGCAGCCGTCCGCCGGGTACGAGCGCAGCAGCTCCTCGGTCTCCATGGCCAGGAAGTTGCGGTAGAGCATCGTGGTCGGCTTCTGGAACGGCTCCGACAGGGACATGGCCGGCATCTCGACCGGGAAGCCGCCCGCCTGCCAGACGCCGCGCTTGACCTCCTCGACCCGCTGCTTGAAGTGGGTGTGGCAGGGGTTGATGTCGCTCCAGGTGTTGATGATGGCGATCACCGGCTTGCCGGCATAGTCGGAGCGGTCGTAGCCCATCTGGGCCGTGCGCGACCGGTGGCCGAACGACCGCAGGTCCTTGACCCCGTACCAGCGATGACTGCGAAGCTCCTCTGGTTTCTTGCCAGACATTCCCTGTTTCCCTCCCGCGCCTGCCCGCGCGTTTGACCGGCAGCCGTTATGATAACGCTAACAGAGCCATGGTAGCGATACCCGCCAATTCATAAAAGCACTTTTTGCCGCGGTTTCGGGGCAGGCGGTATCCCTTGGAAGGGGATCGGAGCGATGATAATGTCAGCGCTATCTACAGGACGAACATCTTGCAAGGCAGGCTTTCCCGTGGCCCGTTCCGCCCCCGCGCCGTCCCGCCGAAAAACTGCCGACGGCAAATCCGCAGCGGAGCGGCCGGGCGGCCGCGCCTCCAGCCGGTCGTCCGGCAGCGTGACGCTGAGCGACGTGGCCAAGCTCGCCGGCGTGTCGCCGATCACGGTGTCGCGCGTGCTCAACCGGCCGGAACTGGTGACCCAGAATACCATCGACGTCGTGCGCGAGGCCATCGCGCGGACCGGCTACGTTCCCAACCTGCTCGCCGGGGGGCTTGCCTCGAAGCGCAGCCGCCTGGTCGCCGCGATCGTCCCGACCATCGCGAGCTCGATGTTCGCCGAAACCGTGGAGGCGCTGACCGACAAGCTGGGCGAGTCCGGGTATCAGGTGCTGCTCGGCCTTTCGGGCTATCCGGCGATCCGTGAGGACGGCCTGCTGGACGCGATCCTGGGTCGCCGGCCCGACGGCATCCTGCTGACCGGCATCATGCATTCGCCCGCGACCCGGCAGCGCCTGCTCGCCGCCGGGATCCCGGTGGTGGAGATCTGGGACTACACGCCCACGCCGATCGACACCCTGGTCGGGTTCTCCCACGAGAAGGCGGGGGACGCGGTCGCCCGTCATCTCCTGGGCAAAGGCCGCCGACGACTGGCCGTGGTCGGCGCGGACGACGACCGGGCGATCCTGCGGCGGAACGGTTTCCGCGCGGCCCTGGCCGGGCAGGGCATCACCGACGTGCCCGCTGTCACCGTCCCGGCCCCGGGCACCCTGCGGACGGGCCGCGACGGCATGGCGCGGCTGCTGGACGGCGGCGCCCGTCCGGACGCGGTCTTCTGCAGTTCCGACATCGTTGCGCAGGGCGTACTGGCCGAGGCCCAGTCGCGCGGGATTTCGGTTCCCGGCGACTTGGCGGTCATGGGCTTCGGCGATCTCGACTTCGCAGCCTATACTTTCCCAGCGCTGTCGACCGTGCGGATCGACCGGCGGGCCATGGGGCGGATCGCCGCCGAAACCATGCTGGCCCGCATGGAGGACCGGGGCGACATCGAGCGCGTGATCGACATCGGCTTCGAGGTGATCGAGCGCGCCAGCACCTGACTGCCGCCCCGGCGCTGTCGAGCTATATGATGTATGATCAATCAGCCGGCTTGCGCCGGACTCATATGATGAGTAGTAATTCGGCGGCGCTGGCCGGTCACGGACAGCAGGTTCGGGAGAAGGGAAATGGCGATCGTCGCACGAGCCGGGGCCCGCAAGACCCTGAGCGCCCAGGTGGTCGAGGCGCTGCGGCGCCAGATCGAGGAGGGCGACTACGCGCCGGGGGACAAGCTGCCGGCCGAGCCGGTGCTGGTCGAGCGCTTCGGATTCAGCCGGACGGTCATCCGCGAGGCCATCGCGGCGCTCCGGGCCGACGGCCTGGTCGAATCGCGCCACGGCGCCGGCGTCTTCGTGCTCGGGTCCCGGCGGACCCTGGAAAGCCCGGAGCTGTTCACCCAGGCGACCGACAAGATCTCCGACATCATCGAGGAGCTGGAGCTCCGCATCGGCATCGAGGTCGAGGCGGCGGGCCTCGCAGCCCTGCGCAGCTCGCCCGCCCAGGAGGCGGAGATCCAATCCCAGCTCGAGATCTTCGGCGACCTGGTCGAGCGCGGGCTGCCGACCGACCAGGCCGATTTCGACTTCCACATGGCGATCGCGCGGGCGACCAACAACGGCCGGTTCAAGGCCTTCCTGGAGCATGTCGGCCGCCGGATCATCCCGCGGGTGAAGTTCCGCAGCGTCATGGGCGGGGTCGATCCGCTGCCGAGCCGGGACAGGATCCTGTTCGCGGAGCACACCGAGGTGGCGGAAGCGATCTGGGCGCGCGATCCCGAGCGCGCGCGGGAGGCGATGCGCCGGCACCTGCTCGGCGGCATCAAGCGCTACCGGGCCCTGACCCGCCCGAAGCCACCGCCGGGCGAGCCCGGTAAAGCTTGACAGTTCCGCCATATCATCATACGACTTTGAAAAGGTCATATTATGAGAAGGGTGGTGGATGTCTCCCGCTGAAATCAAGTCGCGCCTGTCGTCCGGCCTGTTGTCGTTCCCGGTCACCCATTTCGACGCCGAGCTGCGCCTGAACCTGGACAGCTACGGACGCCATGTCGAGTGGCTGTCCGGTTTCGGCGCCGCGGCGCTGTTCGCCGCCGGCGGCACGGGGGAGTTCTTCTCGCTGTCCCCGCAAGAGATCGCCGACGTGACCCGCGCCGCCAAGGCGGCTTCCGGCGACGTGCCCATCATCGCCGGCTGCGGATACGGCACCGCGCTGGCCACGGACATCGCCGCGAAGGCCGAGGAGGCCGGGGCCGACGGGCTGCTGCTCCTGCCGCACTACCTGATCGGGGCGCCGCAGGAGGGCATTCACCGGCACGTCAAGGCCGTCTGCCGGTCCACCGGGCTCGGCGTGATCCTCTACAACCGGGCCAATTCCGTGGTGAAGGCCGATACCCTGGCCCGGCTGGCGGACGAGTGCCCCAACCTCATCGGGTTCAAGGACGG is a window from the Skermanella sp. TT6 genome containing:
- a CDS encoding methylglyoxal synthase, producing the protein MEASKRIALVAHDSMKEELLAWVRHNAGTLEAHRFWSTGTTGSRIKEACPELEVTALKSGPLGGDQQVGAMIADGGLDILLFFTDALSPHPHDADVQALTRLSTLYNVALATNRTTADFLITSPFFGKSFQPTGGGDGTPAHPDARG
- the kdgD gene encoding 5-dehydro-4-deoxyglucarate dehydratase gives rise to the protein MSPAEIKSRLSSGLLSFPVTHFDAELRLNLDSYGRHVEWLSGFGAAALFAAGGTGEFFSLSPQEIADVTRAAKAASGDVPIIAGCGYGTALATDIAAKAEEAGADGLLLLPHYLIGAPQEGIHRHVKAVCRSTGLGVILYNRANSVVKADTLARLADECPNLIGFKDGTGQIDTVRAITAKLGDRLCYIGGMPTHELYAEAFNAVGVTTYSSAVFNFVPELAQRFYRAMRGNDAATMEAILKDFFFPFAAIRDRQPGYPVSIIKAGVEIIGRTPGPVRPPLTDLTPEEKDMLRTLVTRTAG
- a CDS encoding ribonuclease activity regulator RraA → MTTLKPETREKLKTVSTATLATALFKRGLRNQVIQDVRPLNPANAPMVGEAYTLRYIPAREDLNPISVFQDRGHPQRKAVEECPEGAVLVIDSRKDPRAASAGSILVSRLMKRGVAGIVTDGGFRDSPDIAALDFPAYHKRPSAPTNLTLHQAIDIDVPIGCGDAPVFPRDVIVGDAEGVIVIPAGMADEIADEAVEMTAFEDFVAEQVMAGRSILGLYPATEEENRTQFAHWRRANGR
- a CDS encoding LacI family DNA-binding transcriptional regulator — its product is MARSAPAPSRRKTADGKSAAERPGGRASSRSSGSVTLSDVAKLAGVSPITVSRVLNRPELVTQNTIDVVREAIARTGYVPNLLAGGLASKRSRLVAAIVPTIASSMFAETVEALTDKLGESGYQVLLGLSGYPAIREDGLLDAILGRRPDGILLTGIMHSPATRQRLLAAGIPVVEIWDYTPTPIDTLVGFSHEKAGDAVARHLLGKGRRRLAVVGADDDRAILRRNGFRAALAGQGITDVPAVTVPAPGTLRTGRDGMARLLDGGARPDAVFCSSDIVAQGVLAEAQSRGISVPGDLAVMGFGDLDFAAYTFPALSTVRIDRRAMGRIAAETMLARMEDRGDIERVIDIGFEVIERAST
- the araD gene encoding L-arabinonate dehydratase, which translates into the protein MSGKKPEELRSHRWYGVKDLRSFGHRSRTAQMGYDRSDYAGKPVIAIINTWSDINPCHTHFKQRVEEVKRGVWQAGGFPVEMPAMSLSEPFQKPTTMLYRNFLAMETEELLRSYPADGCVLMGGCDKTTPALLMGAFSMDLPTIFMPAGPMLRGDWGGVVLGSGSDSWKYWAELRAGNITEDDWQGVEQGIARSAGHCMTMGTASTLTGATEALGFTLPGASSIPAPDSRHAAMATLTGKRIVDMVWDDLKPSDIVTPRSIDNAVTTVLALGGSTNAVVHLIAMARRAGVELTLERFDELARRTPLLADIRPSGKHLMEDFYYAGGLRAMLARLGDLIHRDCLTVNGLALGANIEGFKVFNDDVIRPLDNPVVASDSLAVLRGNLAPKGAVIKPPAAEPHLHRHAGKAVVFDDYNDMAARIDDPGLEVDATSVLVLRNAGPLGAPGMPEWGQLPIPRKLLQQGVRDMLRISDARMSGTSYGACVLHVAPESFVGGPLALVRDGDVIELDIPARRLELRVGEDELARRRAAWKAPAPRFERGYGAMFSQFVSQADEGCDFKFLETGASTAPAGEPEIH
- a CDS encoding aldolase/citrate lyase family protein; protein product: MDMPINSFKKAITEGRQQIGLWSSLSSHISVEILAGSGFDWLLIDTEHAPNDLPMVYSQLQAAVGGTAHPIVRPPWNDMVTIKRYLDAGVQTFLIPYVQNAEEARQAVASTRYPPDGVRGFASASRASRFGRVKDYYARAAEETCVLVQVETREALGHLEEIAAVPGVDGVFIGPGDLSSDMGYLGQPGHPDVTAAIEDAIDRIKACGKAPGILTGDEALARRFIERGCLFTAVGSDVGLLARTSEQLAARFRNPA
- a CDS encoding FadR/GntR family transcriptional regulator; protein product: MAIVARAGARKTLSAQVVEALRRQIEEGDYAPGDKLPAEPVLVERFGFSRTVIREAIAALRADGLVESRHGAGVFVLGSRRTLESPELFTQATDKISDIIEELELRIGIEVEAAGLAALRSSPAQEAEIQSQLEIFGDLVERGLPTDQADFDFHMAIARATNNGRFKAFLEHVGRRIIPRVKFRSVMGGVDPLPSRDRILFAEHTEVAEAIWARDPERAREAMRRHLLGGIKRYRALTRPKPPPGEPGKA
- a CDS encoding glycosyltransferase — protein: MRIAVVIPIFNDWDSFVILVRELDRVLAGANASVEVLPVDDGSTDPVPSASNPVGGLRAIERVELVRLACNLGHQRAIATALAEIHRRGTFDVVCVMDGDGEDRPQDLLRLMREHHRHPDHVIVARRCERSEGLVFRTFYSLYKAAFAAITGRRIDFGNFCLIPASALERIVHLPDAWNHLAAALIKSRLLIRREDLPRGTRYAGRSKMNLVSLVTHGLSAVSAFSEAAFVRMLLLSLLLAVGCAAGLVTVMLVRLLTDLAVPGWTSTVSGILLILLSQTVMFSVVAVFLNLSGRSARSTIPATDALRFIRDCTTLARR